The region cctgaaaatttcaggacttcaacggggtttgaacccgtgacctcgtgattccggtgcgacgctctaacaaactgagctatgaagccactgacgttgggagctggtcatttgtgagttctaatggtcccgtgaggaatgaatcaatgatgaaatgctatatgaaatgaatcatatatgaactgcggatatgaaatcaagtaaagctatgatcttcgcagttatgaacgcaatttctgcaattgcgtACAGaagccacaaatgaccagctcccaacgtcaggggcttcatagctcagtaggttagagcgttgcaccggaatcgcgaggtcacgggttcaaaccccgttgaagtcctaaatttttcaggcttctctacgcaattgcagaaattgcgttcataactgcgaagatcatagctttacttgaggGAGGATTTGTTAGCTTTTTTAATAAAATGGTCCGCCTCGGATCTCTGTTTAATCGCTGTCCCACTTTGTTGGATTAACTTTGTTTCAATTTGCTCCATGAAAATATTAGCAAGAGATTCCCGTGTTTGTCTCCATGGCggtttgtttaataaaatggtcCGCCTCAGATCTCTGTTTATCGCTGCCCCACTTTGTTGGATTAACGTACGTAATATCATTTCTATACATGAGGACCATGAAGCAGGAAAATTGGAGATGACAGATTTATTGAAGCCTTAGCTTGtggttttcattttttaatacatTTGTTTAGTTTGTCTTATATTTGTACTAAGCCTAAATATGGCTTCAATTTCAAACAGTATTTGTCCTGCATTTATCAGGGACAAATATGAAATTATATTTATCCCACATTTGTTGTCTTCACAACCAGGGCAAATATAATATCAGATTTGTCTCATATTTTTCTTAAAGCCAAATATAATCAAATGCATTATTTCATCCAGTGAATAAGGAGATGTCTTTGAAATTAAGGCGTAACACTTGGGCCAagtagtgtttagttaacaaacttttgaaatccaaatgGTCAtggtagagcggttttcaattgagtgtcgaaagtaattagtgaattactttggtttatgattacttcactcagtgattggttcaaagttctagctccactttttcaaccaatcaaaagtgaaaccaaaaccaattgtggctcgcgcgtgcacattttcccgcgctttgtgacggctacgtgtaattacttcgagttttgattggtttactggatggtctccgtcctttttgattggccaaagtaactactttggttttggttttacgacactcaattgaaaactgctctagcACTTTAAATTGTCCGGCAAAGTGCGAGGATGACTTCTCactcgtctataacccgcacttcaaatacacattctttttatttcatttcattcatcgagttcttgacgggaacaaatgagcccaacaaattgacctgctttcAACTGTATGGCTTCCTAGCACAATTGACAGAGCATTGCAgcggtatcgcagaggtcatggctcgaatcccgttggaaccacctgaaattttcagatGTTTATAAAAAgcggcaattgcttaaattcttCAGCAAagtacgaggatcacttctcacTCGGCGTCAATAACCTgtacttcaaatatacattaatttcatttcatttaaagaAATTACTGTATCTTATCTTATTTAACAACGCACTGGATTTGTCTCCAATCCTCTTGAATTCAGATCTCCCACGATTTGTCTcagtattatttttattattatatcttGGAGGATATGACATGGCCGCGCGAGGATACGAagtttatcttcgagtgctggaAGTATCTCttacgagtgagcgaagcgaacgagtgagagatactttcagcacgagaagatagaATTCCTATCCCGAAGGGGCCATGCAATGTTCTGTTTAtgatatagatattgatgaaatgtccagatttaaaacaacttgttttacccATTTtccaaatgatgaaaaagtggtcaccaaccgttaaaacacgcatgttgtgtaacatgaaacaagacaTGAAAGTTATGAACAAATCacgataatgtaaaatttgcaataaaaatgttaatgtagtagggactaattatattaaagcacaaaagtaccttacaatgaagaggacgCTCGCGTTTTATTAACTAATCGTGTCCGTTACCATGAGGAAAcgtatattctcacatgtgaaagacaagaatgatatgttcactgcgcgcggtgaagatatgattttttagtaaaaggaaaaatccgGGTATTTCATCactatctatataataaatcatgatcatcatcattactgTCATCATACGATTGTCTCCAGTTCTCTTATGTTCTTCTCAGTCTTAAGCAGTTCCGAGACAACTTTGTACTTCCAATGACGTCAGGTGGATCTAACTTTCCAAACCAGGTCTTCGCTTTCTTCGAGATGGTTCCGAATGCACCAGTCAAAATGGACATCCCTGTCATATTTGCTCATCATAACCGAAACATGGCTTAACGTAAATGACGACACCATTAGATGTTCAGCCTGTCCTGAAGGTTATTATCTAGCTGATCATCCTCGATCCACTGGACGTGGAGGCGGCACTGCTCTGCTTTATCGTGACTCACTAGCCGCCAAGAAGATCGAAGCCGGAGAGAAAACGTCATTTGAATATTCGGAGTGGTTAGTACAATCAAAACATCACAACCTACGTATTGCTATTATCTACCGACCGCCTTATTCGGACGAACATAAAGTTACGATTGGGacatttttaaatgattttttagAATATATTGAAACACTCTTGTTATCTAATGATGAAATTATTATACTAAATCTTGGTGATTTTAACATCCACGTGGATAATTCAAATGACAACGATGCGACTAAATTAATGGATATGATTGAGTCTTTGGGACTAAAATAGCATGTTGAAGAACCAACGCATATCTTTGGGCACACATTGGAATTAGTCATAACTAGACTATCAGATGATGTAGTTCGAGACTCTCCTCGTGTAGATAGTTACATCTCAGACCATGGGGTTGTCCTTTTCAAGTTGAATAGCGTAAAACCTTCTCTTTCTGTCAAGACTGTTTCGTATGGAAAGTATAAAGCTATTAAGTGGCTGTCCCGCTAACAGCGGTCCGGTCAATTTCGGGTCAGAAAAAAGTTAGCCTTTATATTTTTTGGATGAAAAGGACTTAGTGTGTATATACTAAAACCAGTATGTTTTGTTGTAATtcctgcttttcttttttgctaCGCCCCGAAACGACTTCAGCTGTCTGAGGAGAGATTTTTGGTCGATCCAGTAATCAAAATTCGTGACTTTTCCGGATCGCGCTGCCTTTAAACAAGGACGTATTGTTCCATATCGACCAGGCCACAGTATTTAGGTACATCCGAAGTGCTTTGCACCGACATTTCGTTACGGTTGGATAAAAACTGGATAAACCGCAAAAAATCTAAGATACCTGACTGCGTCGCTTGtggaaatgaataaataattagcAATAAGGAAGACTCAAAATATCAAAAGTGGCACCTAACCTAGGATCAAAATGACATTTATAGCAAAGATCTATCCATACTCTAACAGATTCTGGAGTTAAACTTGCGGGTATCATCCTTCATTAGACGCGAGCGAACCCTGCAGTTGAACACAAATTGCTGATAATTATGCAATGTCACGCAATTCGCGGCTAGCGTGATGGCGATTAAATGGAAGCAACCGGATAAGAATGATGTTTGGGAGTCCAGAATTTCCTTTCATTCTGGAAATATCTTATATGCGTAACTTAGTACCCCTTATCTTGTATGGATATTGATGGGAATAGACGAAagaatgttttcaagttaatTATGCAAATGCCAACACTCACAGCCAGCGCTGGGGGCGTTGCGAGTTGAACGCAAACAAGCGGAAAATATTTAACGTTGTTTCAACAGCCCAGAAGTCCTGTTTCATACAAAATAAATCATATTTATCCATTATTACCCTTGGCTTGGATTTCTTTGGGTTCATCTTAAGACTCTACTGAGATAACAAGGAACTTGGCACTTTAAGgtctaatttaattttttaccgACCTAATAAGATTTCAAGGAACAACTCAAAATACAGACGACATTATTTTAGCTTCTTTTGAGTATAAAGAAGTACATATTCACAGTTTACGTGCCATTTACTCCCTTTTTAGCGgccatttctttttcaatcaTGTTAAATAGCAGCTGTCTGAGAATTAAAATTTTATCGCACACAAGCCAAGCTTATCACGTACCATCTAACCGAATTGCACTTAAAAATGATTTTTCATTCTTTAGAGTTTGCAGAACAAGGTCTTTCAGGTATTTAAGGAAGTTGTAATGCTGAAAATAAACCGACTTTTCTACCTCTTCCGCATCCAGAAAAATGGTTCAGCAAACTacatctgaaaaaaaataactatGCAAATTTCGAACCTTTTTATACCAGAGATCATattacaaaaacattttgagataAGCTGGTGCGAAAACATGGCAACTTGTAAGACAAactgtttccttttttataaagATGCGGATGGATGCGGCGATTTTAAGAGCAAAGGTGAGCTAGTACCCCTTTCCGAATGCGACGCTGATATATCTGCACATCTCAGACGGTGTCATCTGTCGAAAGAATGCTTAACGGAGAAAGAACTTATTTTGATGCGTGCAGGCTATTTTTGCCTAACTGAACAACAGGTGCAACGTATGATGGTTTGCCCAAGGCATCGTGCTAATCTTGGGCAGTATTGGGGAAATCAAACCCGGAGAACACCGGGTCAGTACCCTGAGCACAAAGGAAAGATAGAAGGGGTGAAAAGTGACCGTGCATTCACCGTAAAACTTGCAAAGGAAGTAAAAGACCTGTTTGGTGTCATTGTTCCTGTTGGATCGCGTGAGtattttagtaaaaattaattGCAATGATCTATAGCACATATAAATAGACATATTATCAAGGGCCAAACTGGCTAAGGAATAAATGGAAGGTAGTGTAAGATAGGGACTTTATTGCAGGGTAACTGATCTGTTattcaaaaatcatttttttaagcCAAAACTTCGACAATAAAAATGTTTCTAGTCGTTTTACAATGATGGACGTTTGTTCTTTTCAGTCATCTGCAACAGCTGCAGAAAGAACCACAGTCAGAAAATGAAGAGCGAATGGAAATGGCTGGAAAACAAAGACGTCGATGAAGCAGCTCCAGTTGAATTACCGAGGTACGCGCCAGTTTTATCTGCTCTACTCGAAGATTCACAAGATGGCCTTGCTCAAAATGTGAGATGACACAAGGCAGCGTGTTCAGAGTTTTATTCttctgtttgtttgcttgtgtaTAATACAAATAACTCTTTGGGAAGAATAGGTGTTGCATTATTTGTTTTCCTGTGTTAAACGTTGAAATATATCTCGACTACGTACAGTCCCTCTTTCCCTTGGTCCGCCGACGTGAAGCCGAGTGCAAAGAGTTGAGACGAAAACAGCCGTACAAACCCTTCAACAAACAGTGACTAtatcagtggcggatccagactTTGAGCTAAGGAGGGGGCCCGGTTCTATTTTACTTGCCCAGCCGGCTCTTCTTACTTCAGTCATTTCTTCTTGCCTCACCCAAAATAAGGGGGCGCCCGGGcccctcccctagatccgccactgTATATATATTAGCAacgtgctttttcttttttaagtctTGCTTGATCACGCACTGAGGGAAACTGACTGATATACTTAAGGCTtgtaattgtttaatattatgCTTACGGCTCACGCTTAAAATGGTTTTGAAAGAGCTGCAAAGATGTGAAATTACAGGTAGGATCGTTCAGGATATAATTACACCCTTTCCCTCTATGTCCCAGGAAATGCAAAGTGGATGCTCGCGCAGCAATGAAAGCTTGGTCACCAGGCACTCCAGCGCCCCCGACGAGAGCAAAGTCAGCAGATCCACAATGGACGCCAGGAGAGATGTATGAGCTGGAATCTCAATTCTCTGATGATGAGTCAGACGTGGACCCAGCTTTAAAGGTGTATAATGAGGCTATGTCACAAATCGCCACTCTGTCAGACGTCAAAGAAGTAGAGCCACTGACGTTTAGGCTGACGTCAAATTGGGAGGAGGCAACAAAAAGCGAAAAGATGttgtgcaaagaaaaagttgatgaagcCTGCCGAGCTGTTTGTAGCGTTATCGCACCAAATGCCAGTAAGGAGCTATTAGAAGCTTttaaattatcatcatcacaaGGCAGCGATCTAACCGCATTGGTAACTGCATACAGAAATGCCCCAAATAGAGGTCTTAAAACTCAGATTCTAAGTATATACGTGCTGCGATATTCGTCTACTGAACTGAAACAAATCCACGCCCCTTTTGAGAATCTGAGTGACCGTCAGATTAAGAAAGCGAGGGAACATGCAAAGACCGTCGGTCCTGGGATGAGTATACTGGAGAAAACGCCACACCACAGAATCAAGATTGATTTGGTAAAGCTGAATCATTTCTTGTCATTTATCGATCAACCGTACTTTTATCAAGACGTTTCGTATGGAACCAGGACATTGCGATTAGAATCTGGTGAACAGCTAGTGATGCCCAACATTGTGCGAACAGTAGGGAGATCCACTATGATAGAACAATATCTCAGTTATTGCAGCAGTGAAGGCTTTGAGTCCCTTGGACGGTCTACTTTGTTTCGAATCTTAAAGGTCAGAGAATCCTCCCAACGGAAATCACTTCAGGGACTTGACAACATATCAGCAAGTGGAGCAGATGGCTTCGATACTCTTCACAAGATCGTAGAGGAGTTGGAGAAAAGCGGATCAACTCAGGAGTGGTGCGACACTATACGAAGAAAGCTTAAGGAAGGAAAGCGCTATCTGAAAACGGACTATCGAGCGCACTGTCGAGGAGGCAACGACCTATGTCCCGACCACTGTAGGCGTTATGCCCTTAGTGACCCCCAGAACAGCAATTTTCAAGTATCCTGCGACCAACAGCATCTTGAAGAGTGTGACCAATGTGAATCACTGAAGACAACTATGCTTTCTGTTTTGTCGGAAATTGAGTCACCATACATCAGCTTCTACAGTTCTGAACGAAAGGAGGACCTCCTACATGATGGCAGCCATGCACAAGATATGGTGTTTCAGTGGAAAGCACACATCTTAAGAGCAGAGAATCAAGACAAAGCAAAAGTTGATGCGCTGAAGGCCATTACCAGTGAGTCTATTTTGATAGTAATGGATTGGGCAATGAAGCTCAACCAAATGAAGTACAGGGAAAAGCAATCGGAATGGTTTGGCAAGCGTGGGATGAGTTGGCACGTTAGCTGCATTGTATCGAAGCCTGTTGGTGAGCAAGACCTGGAGATAGTTTCGTTATTTCACCTCTTTGATAGCTGCACTCAGGACTGGTATGCAGTGTGCGGGATCCTGACACACCTGCTGAAGATTGTGAAAGCTGA is a window of Montipora foliosa isolate CH-2021 chromosome 5, ASM3666993v2, whole genome shotgun sequence DNA encoding:
- the LOC138002683 gene encoding uncharacterized protein, producing MATCKTNCFLFYKDADGCGDFKSKGELVPLSECDADISAHLRRCHLSKECLTEKELILMRAGYFCLTEQQVQRMMVCPRHRANLGQYWGNQTRRTPGQYPEHKGKIEGVKSDRAFTVKLAKEVKDLFGVIVPVGSLICNSCRKNHSQKMKSEWKWLENKDVDEAAPVELPRKCKVDARAAMKAWSPGTPAPPTRAKSADPQWTPGEMYELESQFSDDESDVDPALKVYNEAMSQIATLSDVKEVEPLTFRLTSNWEEATKSEKMLCKEKVDEACRAVCSVIAPNASKELLEAFKLSSSQGSDLTALVTAYRNAPNRGLKTQILSIYVLRYSSTELKQIHAPFENLSDRQIKKAREHAKTVGPGMSILEKTPHHRIKIDLVKLNHFLSFIDQPYFYQDVSYGTRTLRLESGEQLVMPNIVRTVGRSTMIEQYLSYCSSEGFESLGRSTLFRILKVRESSQRKSLQGLDNISASGADGFDTLHKIVEELEKSGSTQEWCDTIRRKLKEGKRYLKTDYRAHCRGGNDLCPDHCRRYALSDPQNSNFQVSCDQQHLEECDQCESLKTTMLSVLSEIESPYISFYSSERKEDLLHDGSHAQDMVFQWKAHILRAENQDKAKVDALKAITSESILIVMDWAMKLNQMKYREKQSEWFGKRGMSWHVSCIVSKPVGEQDLEIVSLFHLFDSCTQDWYAVCGILTHLLKIVKADRPHISRAYLRSDGAGCYFNNNLIAAVSQFGEQVGITVMRYDFSEPQYGKDVCDRIISPLKGAIRRYCHEGHDILTASDMYEALRARQVKGTTAAVYEIDRNQALKVNRITNFSAFHNFKYDASGLLVSKAYDIGPGEQVLWSDLDVQCPGILTVKEVDERCFFPVAPRRMKAPGDESDETQLLFECKEPGCSYVFATFEMLQDHVNFGEHGLTVQPQEGIYDRLRRQWAYKFSTLSLTDDSRKEEKQPAGQERASPKEAWKSEGEGWALQKPRGGSTRFSEKVKSFLKDRFNAGAQTSRKADPAQVAADIRKVRNADGTRKFSSNEWLTKAQVQSIFSRLSSLNRKASRTLQRDKVKGDNEDGDDEDDDLILEEELEKLDEKLRNEEIDDICNQVGVIHPIMYDGYDLCEQVRLDKLSAFTVSTLRTMCKHFELSFRSKDNKPRLIDKIKEMVRECSCSHLGPTD